In the genome of Flavobacteriales bacterium, the window CGGTTGTCCATATCATCGAGACCATGAGCATCAACATTGAGAGCATCTAAAGCAATATGTGTAATTTCTAAAGTAATGGTGCCGTCACCTTTGACTTGTGCAAAATCTCTAACTCTACGCAATAAGGCGTTAGCAATACGAGGTGTTCCTCGACTTCTTCCTGCTATTTCATTAGCTGCTGTTTTCGAGATAGAAATATCCAAAATACTTGACGAACGATTGACAATATCGGAAAGCGTTTGAACATTGTAATACTCCAAACGTGAGTTGATACCAAAACGTGCTCTTAGAGGTGCTGTTAGCAATCCTGAACGAGTAGTAGCTCCAATTAATGTAAAGGGGTTTAGCTCAATCTGAACAGCACGGGCGTTAGGCCCAGACTCAATCATAATATCGATTTTGAAATCTTCCATTGCTGAGTACAAATACTCTTCAACAATGGGGCTTAAGCGATGTATCTCATCGATAAATAAGATGTCACCATCTTCAAGGTTGGTTAATAATCCAGCTAAATCACCCGGTTTGTCAAGAACAGGGCCAGAACTTATTTTTATA includes:
- the ruvB gene encoding Holliday junction branch migration DNA helicase RuvB, which produces MNENLNPERDSLSKVDLELDKALRPKQFEDFSGQPKVVENLKVFVSAAKMRGEALDHVLLHGPPGLGKTTLSNIIANEMGVGIKISSGPVLDKPGDLAGLLTNLEDGDILFIDEIHRLSPIVEEYLYSAMEDFKIDIMIESGPNARAVQIELNPFTLIGATTRSGLLTAPLRARFGINSRLEYYNVQTLSDIVNRSSSILDISISKTAANEIAGRSRGTPRIANALLRRVRDFAQVKGDGTITLEITHIALDALNVDAHGLDDMDNRILSAIIDKFKGGPVGLTTIATAVGEQSGTIEEVYEPFLIQEGYLMRTPRGRQATEKAYKHLGINPSSQIGGLFE